Proteins encoded by one window of Kribbella flavida DSM 17836:
- a CDS encoding glutamate ABC transporter substrate-binding protein, translating into MRMRNLVATLGVAALALTVGACGKDGEPAAGGGGGSTTGDCGELHKFDVATGVDVPGSATFAKIKARGNAVVGVKADQPNLGYKDANGKRCGFDIEIARMVSAQLGFDPEKIEYKEIPSANRETAIAGGEIDYYVGTYSITDKRKKLVSFAGPYFIAGQDLLVRKDDTSMDAGKDGLKGKKVCSATGSTPIQKVKDEGLTEPNNISEFKTYSECVSQLLDNKTDAVTTDDAILKGYAANAPDELRVVGKPFSTEKYGIGLPLADKALRDKVNAGLEASFTDGTWKAVYDETLGKSGSAGTPPQLEKY; encoded by the coding sequence ATGAGAATGCGCAACCTCGTCGCCACTCTCGGCGTCGCGGCGCTCGCGCTGACCGTCGGTGCCTGTGGCAAGGACGGCGAGCCCGCTGCCGGCGGCGGTGGCGGCAGCACCACCGGCGACTGCGGCGAGCTGCACAAGTTCGACGTCGCCACCGGCGTCGACGTGCCCGGCAGCGCGACCTTCGCCAAGATCAAGGCCCGCGGCAACGCCGTCGTCGGCGTCAAGGCCGACCAGCCGAACCTGGGCTACAAGGACGCCAACGGCAAGCGCTGCGGCTTCGACATCGAGATCGCCCGGATGGTGTCGGCCCAGCTCGGCTTCGACCCGGAGAAGATCGAGTACAAGGAGATCCCGTCGGCGAACCGCGAGACCGCGATCGCCGGGGGTGAGATCGACTACTACGTCGGTACCTACTCGATCACCGACAAGCGCAAGAAGCTGGTCTCGTTCGCCGGTCCGTACTTCATCGCCGGCCAGGACCTGCTGGTCCGCAAGGACGACACCTCGATGGACGCCGGCAAGGACGGCCTGAAGGGCAAGAAGGTCTGCTCGGCGACCGGCTCGACCCCGATCCAGAAGGTCAAGGACGAGGGCCTGACCGAGCCGAACAACATCTCCGAGTTCAAGACCTACTCGGAGTGCGTCTCCCAGCTGCTGGACAACAAGACCGACGCGGTCACCACCGACGACGCGATTCTCAAGGGCTACGCGGCCAACGCGCCCGACGAGCTGCGCGTGGTCGGCAAGCCGTTCAGCACCGAGAAGTACGGCATCGGTCTGCCGCTGGCCGACAAGGCGCTGCGGGACAAGGTGAACGCCGGCCTGGAGGCCTCCTTCACCGACGGCACCTGGAAGGCCGTGTACGACGAGACGCTCGGCAAGTCCGGCTCGGCCGGCACGCCGCCGCAGCTCGAGAAGTACTGA
- a CDS encoding amino acid ABC transporter permease — translation MLSVLTDNWELFREGFWTTLRLFLVSGVLSLLLGTLLATFRVAPVTVLRGIGTGYVNTLRNTPLTLVFAFLFFGAAKMQLGLPTFFWAAVTALTVYTSAFVCEVVRSGINTIPPGQAEAARAVGMTFVQVLTIVVLPQAYRAIVPPMTSIMIALLKNTTIAAGFSVLEAGAIPAAMAERGESQMLTLLWITIGFLILIIPLVFLQRWAERRTAVA, via the coding sequence ATGCTCTCGGTCCTCACCGACAACTGGGAACTGTTCCGGGAAGGGTTCTGGACGACGCTCAGGTTGTTCCTGGTGTCCGGCGTCCTGAGCCTGCTGCTCGGCACCCTGCTGGCCACGTTCCGGGTCGCACCGGTGACCGTGCTGCGCGGGATCGGCACCGGCTACGTGAACACGCTGCGGAACACCCCCTTGACGCTGGTCTTCGCGTTCCTGTTCTTCGGTGCGGCCAAGATGCAGCTCGGCCTGCCGACGTTCTTCTGGGCCGCGGTCACCGCCCTGACGGTCTACACCTCCGCCTTCGTCTGCGAGGTGGTCCGCTCGGGCATCAACACCATCCCGCCCGGCCAGGCCGAGGCCGCCCGTGCCGTCGGCATGACGTTCGTGCAGGTGCTGACGATCGTGGTGCTGCCGCAGGCGTACCGGGCGATCGTGCCGCCGATGACCAGCATCATGATCGCGCTGCTCAAGAACACCACGATCGCGGCCGGGTTCTCGGTGCTGGAGGCCGGCGCGATCCCGGCGGCGATGGCCGAGCGCGGTGAGAGCCAGATGCTCACGCTGCTGTGGATCACCATCGGCTTCCTGATCCTGATCATTCCCCTGGTCTTCCTGCAGCGGTGGGCCGAGCGACGGACGGCGGTGGCCTGA
- a CDS encoding amino acid ABC transporter permease codes for MSAVLYDVPGPRAKARNRILNVIVLALLAAGILWLVLRLNSTGQFEGRRWAQFQYTAIQEQLLTGLLNTLRAAGAATVLALIFGAVFAAARISDHRWLRVPATFVVELFRAIPLLILMFFFYYGSLEFELGLSPFHAVVFGLTLYNGSVLAEIFRAGIAAVPKGQREAAYATGLRKNQVVRLVLLPQAIRAMLPAIVSQLVVLLKDTALGFIITYNELLYVAKQMGGRLEFGFPYIPTYIVIAVIYIGLCSLLSLLARYLEGRSRRSRKVTGGPPPAAAESATSAEAPL; via the coding sequence ATGAGTGCGGTCCTGTACGACGTACCCGGCCCGCGGGCCAAGGCGCGCAACCGGATCCTCAACGTCATCGTGCTGGCGCTGCTGGCCGCGGGCATCCTGTGGCTGGTGCTGCGGCTGAACTCCACCGGCCAGTTCGAGGGCCGGCGGTGGGCCCAGTTCCAGTACACGGCGATTCAGGAGCAGCTGCTGACCGGTCTGCTGAACACCCTGCGGGCCGCGGGCGCGGCGACCGTGCTGGCGCTGATCTTCGGCGCCGTCTTCGCGGCCGCACGGATCAGCGACCACCGGTGGCTGCGGGTGCCGGCGACGTTCGTCGTCGAGCTGTTCCGGGCGATCCCGCTGCTGATCCTGATGTTCTTCTTCTACTACGGCAGCCTGGAGTTCGAGCTCGGCCTGTCCCCGTTCCACGCGGTTGTGTTCGGGCTCACGCTCTACAACGGCTCGGTGCTCGCGGAGATCTTCCGGGCCGGTATCGCCGCGGTGCCCAAGGGCCAGCGGGAGGCGGCGTACGCGACCGGTCTGCGCAAGAACCAGGTGGTCCGGCTGGTCCTGCTGCCGCAGGCGATCCGGGCGATGCTGCCGGCGATCGTCAGCCAGCTCGTGGTACTGCTGAAGGACACCGCGCTCGGCTTCATCATCACCTACAACGAGCTGCTGTACGTGGCCAAGCAGATGGGCGGCCGGCTGGAGTTCGGCTTCCCGTACATCCCGACGTACATCGTGATCGCGGTCATCTACATCGGCCTCTGCTCGCTGCTGTCGCTGCTGGCCCGCTACCTCGAAGGCCGGTCGCGCCGCTCCCGCAAGGTCACCGGCGGGCCGCCCCCGGCCGCCGCCGAGTCCGCCACCTCGGCGGAAGCACCCCTCTGA